The genomic DNA ACAGAAGTCAATGGACTGCTAGTTTATCCAAAATTAAGCCAGCTATAGACCCATACTGCTTGCAATCAAGTCAAGTGTGTCAAAATGTGAAGACATTGTAGGCTACTGTCCAGAGTGACAAGATGACTAGGAATAATATAGGCATTAAACAGACTACCCAAAGCATGCAGCTAAAATGTTAGTTAGGTTGACAACCACCCAATAGTTAAGGAGCAGCTTAAGAAAATAATCAAAGGTAAAGACCCTCAGAGTTGTTGATTAGACTCCGGTGATGACAGGCGATCAGAGTAAAGGGCTCAGACACACCAATAGAGTTAGCTGACCAAGAGCCCTTAGCGCCTCAAATTTGTGAGCCCGAGTGCACACCGATTTCACATGTAGCATCTGTGAAAAATGTCGGGAGCCAGAAATCTACAGCACATTGAACGATTGGCATACGAACGAACTCTAGATCAACATTCTGTGCGATGTGCGCAAGCATCAAGGACCACAAAGGCAGATCGACTTAGTAGGTAAACCTGGGCTTCTTGTTTCTTTTCTCATGTAATTTCTGAACCTCAACACACTAAATAGAATGAAGCATAATGCACCATTAGCATTTCTCAAACAAAGTATGGATCCAAGGAAGTAACATGAACTTTGCCACAATGGACATCTTGCCGACCAGTGAGAATTTAACAGTTCTCCAATTTCTGTGTGCTGTGGCTTACAATGTCATACCTTAAATTGTACCCCTTGTCTAAAATTGATGGAACAAATACACACTTCCCTCTGCAATATTTCATGCTCAGACTAACAATAATATATTCTGctgttttttttaatttaaaaatgttattttaaaCTGCATATACTAATATGAGAACAGAGAGCATTAGAGAATAAATAACCACCAACAATCTGCAAGATGCTTGCGTTGATTAAGGACAACACTTGAGTATGTTATAGCCACAGATACATCCTAGAATGTTGCAATACCTGACTTTTTTTTTACCACTATAAAAAGTGGTCACCCTTTACCTTTGACAGCTTTGCCTACAGTAATGTTGTACGTTGGCTCTCCTCCTTGACTCTTTGTCCTGATGTCCATTGTCCAGTCCCCTTCACTATGGAGGCTGTCTCTGATGACCGAGCACTTCTTTGAACCCAAGGCCATGCCGTTGGTGAAGAAGCTAGTCCTGTCCTTTCCAATGAGGACATCAATTTCTTGAGGCTGAAAAACAGTGGTAGTACACAGAAAGTTCATGCAGACATGTTACGTTTAGAAATGACATGTGCCATTAAAAGCTTCTATGGAATGGGGTGCTCATCTGGGTTTAAGTCATATTTTAAAGGGCGACGGTATCTCCCGAAAAAGAGCACAACAGAAGTATTCTAATGCACAAGTGATCTTTTATTAATTTAAGAAAACTGCAAACCTCAACCTGTCTTAGTCAAATCTTGATTTTATTGGTGGTTGTGGTACCACTTATTAATAAAAGCACCCATTAATAAAAGCACCCATTAGATTTTTTTACAACACCCTGGTCCTTTCATAAACACACAGCTGTAGTAATCACAGGTGTGTTCATGTTTGCCAAAATTGATTATTAATTTATACAGTTTGAAGGAGAGTATGAATGTTACTTTTGAACCAGTGGCGGTCAGtgacgtttaagatgagggaggaagatttGTTTTTCTTCACAAGCATGTCCATATTTCATGGCTCTCAGTCATATTCTAGTCattcagttcaatgtaacatcaaagTTTACAACGAAGCGGAACACAGGTTGAAAGAAAGAAATTGacgtgacagacagtgacattcaaTATCCGCCTTGCACTCTTGCCTGCGTCATCAGTCCAACAACTGCAAacaagtttctattggacaaattccaGAATATATATCTCCATTTAATTTGCTACCATTTAagaccccccccaccaccaccaccagaatgactacacccctgatcacatgtAAATACAGATCACTTTCATAGCAAAATATtgctctcttgcttctccttcatgtAAGATATGAATtggttcaaaactgttcaactatcaTCTTTCTCTCTTGAGTCAACTACACACCACATGTAATGCACTGTGCAGTGCTACATGtatcttatgctttcagtactagattcattatctgatcctttgattgggtagacaacatgtcagttcatgctacaAGAGCACTGACtggttggaggacgtcctacggaagttgtcataattactgtgtattTCTATGGAAGGGgtaagaaccatgagcctcctaggttttgtattgaagtcaatgtacccagaggacagaagctagctgtcctccagctacaccatggtgttaCCCTACAGAgcgctgttgaggctactgtagaccttcattgcaaaacagtgttttaattatttggtgacatgtgaATATATTTGGTATAGTTTTAACTTTATATGTTTTACTCTTTGAAATTCATTGATGGTCCTCCCCTTTTTGCTCTAGGGAGCCTCTGTTTTTAACACATGACGAATTACCAGTTGGTTTGATTACACCTGAGGAATAATGTTCAAGTAGTACAGCATTTAGCTAATCTGATGTCAAAATGCAATAACTGGTTGCAAACTTATCTAGGTAGTTAGCAAGTTTACCCATTGTGGATGACATGGGGGAGCAGCCATCTTGGTCCTGATTTGAGCAAAACGTTTAAGCATTCTTTCAGCTAGTTAGCTAAGAAAATAGCTAGCTACCAATTACATTTACTTATCCAGACAGTTAGATATTAAAAAAAGTCGAAATGTATGCACAAATATTGGCTAGCGTCTCCAATTCGAAACATTAGGTAGCAAACTTGGCTATTAGCCAAATAACTTTACTACTAGTAGTAAGCAACTGACGTTAGCTAGCGGCCTCAACTGTTTATTCGTGTatactaacgttagctaacgttgGCAATACAAGTCTTAATTTCCTTACCTAGCCAACTAACGATAGTTGGCTATTGGCTAAGCTAGCCTAGTAACGTTAGTGGGTCGAATATATGGCTCTGATATATGGCTCTGATGTTAGCTAGCTTCAGACAACGACACTCATTCATTGGCTAACGTCGGCAAGCAGACTGCTAGTACATCACGCTACCTAACATTGATAGCAGCCAGCAAATATTGCATAATTGGCATTCGAGTAGTTGCCTGGTTATATTCACATCAGTTCAATATTATTGAACAACAAATCAGTGTACCAATTTGACGTTAGCAATAGCAAACTAGCTTGCTAGACGTATCGACTTTGCTGGCCAAAAGGGGATAGGCGGTGAAGCTAGCTAACGGtcgctagctactgtactagttAACTGGCCAACATTAGGTAGCAAGCTCATTATTTGCTCGGTCCGGCGAGGTTGTGATTATCCCAGGCAGCATTCATTCTGATTCAGACAAACATCTACTAGTAACGTTCattgtttatttatatataacaGTTTGTTTCCCTTTAATTTCTTACCGTTATGTTGCTAAAAGTACCACCGGCATGTGCTGCCCAAACGTATTTGGCGTCCGTATACCCAACAATGGCGGAATCCTGACAGCTGCCGTCGGCCATCAGATTATCCACGTAGCTTTGCCAAGACATTTTTGAATTTGTTAAAAATATACAGCTTCCTATTCACTCAAAGATGTCGTTTCTAGGACAAGACCTTCACAGCCAATGTTGCACTGCTTACGGGTCAATTTAGTGTCTCCAACTATAGCTACCCCCACTTCAACGTTAACACACGTCTTGGCTCGGGCAGGAAAGAAAGCCAATGTAATCATGCAGCGCCTGAGCGTGTCTGTATCAGATCCCTCCGCACAATGTGCTCACTGGCACTATATACTTAAAGGGGCAAAATCATTTTAAAACATGTCCTCACGGTTTTGCAACGCTTTGGATTATAGTATTTATGTGATTTGTGTAATATTCTTCTCGAAACTATATTGTGAGATAAATTGAGGAATGAATAGACAGGGTGAGTGTCTGTAGAACATTGATGCAGTAAAGCAACATCTTTCATGATTTGAAGACCTCTGTATCTAGCCTTTTGGGGGATCATAGAAAGATGTttttaatttcctgcaattctacaaattttgccatggggcatatagaaatgttgcaattttaaagcaagttttctgCAATTGTATACATTTTACCATGGGGAGGAGATAACAATTTGAGTTACAGCTCATTTCCTGCAATCATACCCATTTTGGAATGACttaaggaggagaaaggagaaagagacagaatagGTATCATAGATggagatcggggtgccttgtgaggatccgctgacgagtggctaatctgcctttgccatcggtcctattggccaatgtgcaatcGCTGGACAATCATTTGGATGAACTAAAAGCACTTATATCCTACCAACgcgacattaaaaactgtaatatcttatgtttcaccgagtcatggctgaac from Oncorhynchus keta strain PuntledgeMale-10-30-2019 chromosome 23, Oket_V2, whole genome shotgun sequence includes the following:
- the LOC118402335 gene encoding profilin-2-like isoform X1 encodes the protein MSWQSYVDNLMADGSCQDSAIVGYTDAKYVWAAHAGGTFSNITPQEIDVLIGKDRTSFFTNGMALGSKKCSVIRDSLHSEGDWTMDIRTKSQGGEPTYNITVGKAVKALVLVMGKEGVHGGQLNKKAFTMAEHLRKSGY
- the LOC118402335 gene encoding profilin-2-like isoform X3, producing the protein MSWQSYVDNLMADGSCQDSAIVGYTDAKYVWAAHAGGTFSNITPQEIDVLIGKDRTSFFTNGMALGSKKCSVIRDSLHSEGDWTMDIRTKSQGGEPTYNITVGKAVKVLVLVMGKEGVHGGGLNKKH
- the LOC118402335 gene encoding profilin-2-like isoform X2 produces the protein MSWQSYVDNLMADGSCQDSAIVGYTDAKYVWAAHAGGTFSNITPQEIDVLIGKDRTSFFTNGMALGSKKCSVIRDSLHSEGDWTMDIRTKSQGGEPTYNITVGKAVKVLVLVMGKEGVHGGGLNKKAYSMAKYLRDSGF